From the genome of Candidatus Electrothrix communis, one region includes:
- a CDS encoding Uma2 family endonuclease, whose translation MEWAEVINNPFLQNLPFKIELNRFGKILMTPASNQHGRIQGRMAANLINKLPNGEVITECSIQTSEGVKVADVVWASDEFIRTFAYETPYPKAPEICIEIVSPSNSKAEMTGKVELYLAKGAQEVWVIYEGGKITTYSHVGEIEKSALAPAAQNL comes from the coding sequence ATGGAATGGGCAGAAGTCATAAATAATCCCTTCTTGCAGAATCTTCCCTTCAAGATCGAGCTGAACCGCTTCGGTAAAATCCTCATGACCCCGGCTTCCAATCAGCACGGACGCATCCAGGGTCGTATGGCCGCGAACCTTATCAATAAGCTGCCCAACGGTGAGGTCATCACGGAATGCTCTATCCAAACCTCAGAAGGCGTCAAGGTGGCCGATGTGGTTTGGGCCTCGGATGAGTTCATCCGGACCTTTGCCTATGAAACTCCGTACCCCAAGGCCCCGGAAATCTGCATTGAGATTGTCTCCCCGTCAAATTCTAAGGCAGAAATGACAGGCAAGGTGGAACTCTATCTGGCAAAGGGTGCGCAGGAAGTCTGGGTGATATACGAGGGCGGCAAAATCACGACCTACAGCCATGTCGGTGAAATAGAAAAAAGCGCACTCGCCCCTGCTGCGCAGAACCTGTAA
- a CDS encoding glycosyltransferase gives MKRNKLISVVIPAYNHERFIGPAVDSVLNQTWENLELIVVDDGSTDGTGAIVQAYKDPRLSYYYQENQDAFNTINRGMGLAKGKYISILNSDDIYVEDRLEKLVAIQQESNAACLFTDVLPISDAGTVFTDPDFGWNTWHQKNRVWYVACQDLYTAFLKGNFMVTTSNLFMTAEAVQQVGKFSSLRYLHDYDYIFRMMLAFPDQVRYVADEQLLYYRIHDGNTLGEAAITGRQQDIEVISKYMLAALPEQQRSIAAAGTERLLELRDELEQVRSELSGQAEPSVQERFRLLLTAIKYKLRKKLRQNLGNLR, from the coding sequence ATGAAAAGAAACAAGTTAATTTCTGTCGTCATTCCCGCCTATAACCACGAACGCTTCATCGGCCCGGCTGTGGATTCCGTCCTTAACCAGACCTGGGAAAATCTGGAGCTGATCGTGGTTGATGACGGGTCAACCGATGGGACCGGGGCCATAGTCCAGGCCTATAAAGACCCCCGTTTATCCTATTATTATCAGGAAAATCAGGATGCCTTTAATACCATCAATCGGGGCATGGGGTTGGCCAAAGGGAAGTATATCTCCATCCTCAATTCAGATGATATTTATGTTGAGGATCGATTGGAAAAACTCGTTGCCATTCAGCAGGAAAGCAATGCGGCCTGTCTGTTTACCGATGTTCTTCCTATCTCAGATGCAGGTACGGTGTTTACAGACCCGGATTTCGGCTGGAATACCTGGCATCAAAAAAATCGGGTCTGGTATGTTGCCTGCCAGGATTTGTACACGGCTTTTCTTAAGGGCAATTTCATGGTGACCACCTCTAATCTGTTTATGACAGCCGAGGCCGTCCAGCAGGTGGGAAAATTTTCTTCTCTGCGTTATCTCCATGATTACGATTATATATTTAGGATGATGCTGGCCTTTCCCGATCAGGTGCGTTATGTGGCTGATGAACAATTGCTCTATTATCGCATCCATGATGGCAACACCTTGGGCGAGGCAGCAATCACCGGGCGGCAGCAGGATATCGAAGTGATCAGCAAGTACATGCTGGCGGCCCTGCCGGAGCAGCAGCGGAGCATCGCAGCAGCCGGGACAGAACGTCTGCTGGAGCTCAGGGATGAGTTGGAGCAGGTACGGAGCGAGTTATCAGGACAGGCCGAACCCAGCGTGCAGGAACGGTTCCGCCTGCTGCTTACGGCAATTAAATATAAGTTGCGCAAAAAACTGCGCCAAAATTTAGGCAATTTGAGGTAA
- a CDS encoding ATP-binding protein, which produces MVDQKYFIRQLGKDRYVAEAVQRLLTEQAVPEALSASQELAGVRDFLAAYQDNEEKNGFIIINSDLINIASMRDTDLGIPNLIAKDRPDLIRRVFLGETVFIPPFRSAATSLLPPSVFFAAPVIDQADRIIAAIIVCLDPTKSFSRIIQLSRLSESGETYAFNKRGELLSESRFTSQLREMGLIKPHEKAILNIRITDPGRNLLPEQGGESRKNRQAAPEPYTVMAESALRGESGENMNGYRDYRGVLVYGVWRWDDALGFGLATEIDVHEALGPYLLLRKTVFAVLAVVLFSAAAGILFTLIFGERAYRLMRAAQGHLEEQVERRTEELWENEKNLRRALKISKAATRAKSTFLSNMSHEIRTPMNAIIGFTDIVLQTDLNEIQRRHLNTVSRSARSLLSLLNDILDLSKIEEGKVELKEMIFMLPKIIEEVFATLGMKAREKKITLHLRYDEGLPNCFVGDDIRLKQVLMNLLDNAIKFTENGSVTLYVTPAEKKGFLHFMVKDTGIGIASGRLETIFSPFAQADASTTRKHGGTGLGTTISRQIVECMSGKIWAESEESKGSVFHFVVRLPEGECITPCATGEIRADVEFRATKSLHILLVEDIPENVELATLRLAAVGHRVDVASNGREAVQMVVEKKEAYHLILMDVHMPEMDGLEACKAIRKSEDDTGGRIPIIALSASVLEEEKNYCWQAGMDGFIGKPIDFTELFFEISRIVPKNEGSPLDDLEITPGNRGRTLPQLPGLDTESGIRLWRDTELYLRSLHRFVEKHGKDGELIRQALAKDDLKTAGEISHSLKGVAGNLGVIDVAATASRLNEELKKMKGDFYPGANELVNALEIAVGSIRGMDNQTRKVRKKILTGCDLGVMKKLLTDLLHALDRVDLDRVESLLEQLEECCTESQLTVLAQQVADFEFRAAEETLKELASMFSINLGRQNDEQKNSYR; this is translated from the coding sequence ATGGTCGATCAGAAATATTTTATCCGTCAATTAGGAAAAGATAGGTATGTAGCAGAGGCCGTTCAGCGATTACTTACAGAACAGGCGGTTCCGGAAGCACTTTCTGCCTCACAGGAGCTGGCCGGAGTACGCGATTTTTTGGCTGCATACCAGGATAATGAGGAGAAGAACGGTTTTATTATTATCAATTCCGATCTTATCAATATAGCTTCCATGCGGGATACGGATCTCGGCATCCCCAACCTTATCGCCAAGGATCGTCCGGATCTGATTCGGCGAGTTTTTTTGGGTGAAACCGTCTTTATCCCGCCTTTTCGGTCCGCTGCAACTTCACTCCTTCCTCCAAGTGTTTTTTTTGCGGCCCCTGTCATTGATCAGGCCGATAGAATTATTGCAGCCATAATAGTTTGTCTTGATCCGACAAAAAGTTTTTCTCGTATTATTCAGCTGAGCCGCTTGAGCGAAAGCGGGGAAACCTATGCCTTTAACAAGCGTGGAGAGCTTCTTTCGGAAAGTCGTTTTACCTCTCAACTAAGAGAAATGGGGTTAATTAAACCGCATGAGAAAGCTATCCTAAATATCCGTATTACCGATCCGGGCAGGAACCTGTTACCGGAGCAAGGCGGGGAATCGAGGAAAAATCGACAAGCCGCCCCTGAACCGTACACCGTCATGGCCGAAAGTGCTCTCCGGGGAGAGTCAGGAGAAAATATGAACGGCTACAGAGACTATCGTGGCGTACTGGTCTATGGTGTATGGAGATGGGATGATGCGCTGGGTTTCGGATTAGCCACGGAGATTGATGTTCATGAAGCCTTGGGCCCCTATCTGCTCCTACGCAAGACCGTCTTCGCTGTCCTGGCTGTAGTGCTTTTTTCCGCTGCCGCAGGAATACTGTTTACCCTCATCTTTGGAGAGCGTGCCTACCGATTGATGAGGGCGGCTCAGGGGCATTTGGAAGAACAGGTTGAGCGACGAACCGAGGAGCTTTGGGAAAATGAAAAAAATCTTCGCAGGGCGTTGAAAATTTCTAAAGCGGCAACCCGGGCAAAATCGACGTTCCTGTCCAATATGAGTCATGAAATACGAACTCCGATGAACGCAATTATCGGTTTTACCGATATCGTGCTGCAAACTGATTTAAACGAGATACAACGTAGGCATCTCAATACGGTCAGCCGTTCAGCAAGATCCTTACTTTCCCTGCTCAATGACATTCTTGATCTTTCCAAAATAGAAGAAGGAAAAGTAGAACTGAAAGAGATGATCTTTATGCTTCCGAAGATCATTGAAGAAGTCTTCGCCACCCTCGGCATGAAGGCTCGGGAGAAAAAAATAACTCTTCACCTGCGTTATGATGAGGGGTTGCCGAATTGTTTTGTCGGAGACGATATCAGGCTGAAGCAGGTACTTATGAATCTTCTCGACAATGCGATAAAATTTACCGAGAACGGAAGCGTTACCCTGTATGTCACTCCGGCTGAGAAGAAGGGCTTCCTCCATTTTATGGTGAAAGATACCGGTATCGGCATAGCATCGGGGCGTTTGGAAACAATCTTTTCCCCTTTTGCTCAGGCTGACGCCTCAACGACCCGTAAGCATGGCGGGACAGGACTCGGCACAACGATCAGTCGGCAGATTGTCGAATGCATGTCCGGGAAAATCTGGGCGGAGAGTGAAGAGAGCAAAGGCTCGGTGTTTCATTTTGTTGTTCGCCTTCCCGAAGGAGAATGTATAACACCATGCGCAACCGGTGAAATCAGGGCGGATGTGGAGTTCCGGGCGACAAAGAGTCTGCATATATTGCTGGTGGAAGATATACCTGAAAATGTTGAGTTGGCAACGCTTCGTCTTGCCGCTGTCGGGCATCGTGTTGATGTGGCCAGCAACGGTCGTGAAGCTGTCCAGATGGTTGTCGAAAAAAAGGAGGCCTATCATCTGATCCTTATGGATGTGCATATGCCGGAGATGGACGGGTTGGAAGCCTGTAAGGCAATTCGAAAATCCGAGGATGATACCGGCGGGCGTATACCTATCATAGCGTTAAGCGCAAGTGTCCTTGAGGAGGAAAAGAATTATTGCTGGCAAGCTGGTATGGACGGTTTTATAGGTAAGCCTATAGATTTTACAGAGCTTTTTTTCGAGATATCCAGGATTGTCCCGAAGAATGAAGGTTCTCCTCTTGATGACTTGGAAATAACCCCTGGGAATCGGGGCCGTACATTGCCGCAGTTACCGGGTCTTGATACCGAAAGCGGGATCAGGCTTTGGCGTGATACCGAACTGTATCTTCGAAGTCTGCACCGTTTTGTCGAAAAACACGGAAAAGACGGCGAGCTTATCAGGCAGGCATTGGCAAAAGATGATCTCAAAACCGCCGGGGAAATTTCGCATTCACTAAAAGGCGTTGCCGGTAACCTCGGGGTGATTGATGTGGCCGCAACAGCGTCGCGACTGAATGAAGAATTGAAGAAGATGAAAGGTGATTTCTATCCAGGGGCGAATGAGCTTGTCAACGCACTTGAGATCGCTGTCGGTTCCATCAGGGGGATGGATAATCAAACAAGAAAGGTGCGGAAAAAAATCCTAACAGGCTGTGATCTGGGCGTAATGAAAAAACTCCTGACCGACTTACTGCACGCCCTTGACAGAGTCGATCTGGATCGTGTTGAATCCTTACTTGAGCAGTTGGAAGAATGCTGTACAGAATCGCAATTGACTGTTCTTGCGCAGCAGGTTGCAGACTTCGAATTCCGCGCCGCTGAAGAGACCCTGAAAGAACTCGCATCTATGTTCTCGATAAACTTGGGTAGACAAAATGATGAACAAAAAAATTCTTATCGTTGA
- a CDS encoding glycerol-3-phosphate dehydrogenase/oxidase: MQRKEHLQRLKEQQFDILVIGGGITGACIAHDAALRGFSVALVERRDFGGFTSSASSKLLHGGIRYLPKGQVWKVRESGREQMILQRLAPHLVRWRPFLIPTEHGLSLTKGAWALKIAMKIYGLCHFGLKNLLDNPARKPPQGAFLDVEAALAAAPQLSSVDRLSGAQILFESHMHSSERMTLAFLKTAVSNGATIANYLEAEQYITAQGRIEGVAVRDTLTGEQFSVRARLTINSAGPATQALNRSVPALQLRLQKELTGFARGVHMVTRQVHPEYALALTTPEKTEGFVTRGGRHFFIIPWRGRSLIGTTNVPFKGTFDQVKVTQKDIDDFLIDINEALPDLHLTRQDVHYAYTGLYPLIVRKIEEDKYQGTGEYQLVDHQAKDETAGLITALGAKFTTARNMAEKTVNLAVQKVTKEKRPCCTVSTPLLEGNIADLPGFVQEKQGQYKDLLSAEAVEHLISYHGAEIDRVMALAADRPELLQPLSPALATLAVDVLYAVQEEMAMHLEDVFFRRTGAGTIGQPDETALEQAAAIMATELGWTAQQKEEEKNTVLAYYVYEGINKGSSKE, translated from the coding sequence ATGCAACGCAAAGAACATCTTCAGCGACTGAAGGAACAGCAGTTTGACATCCTGGTCATCGGCGGAGGCATAACCGGAGCCTGTATTGCCCATGATGCGGCTCTGCGCGGTTTTTCTGTGGCTCTGGTTGAGCGCCGGGATTTCGGAGGTTTTACCTCGTCTGCCTCCTCAAAGCTTCTTCATGGCGGTATTCGTTACCTGCCCAAGGGCCAGGTCTGGAAGGTCCGAGAATCAGGGCGCGAGCAGATGATTCTTCAGCGGCTCGCACCTCATCTCGTGCGTTGGCGTCCTTTTCTGATTCCGACGGAGCATGGGCTGAGCCTCACCAAGGGGGCCTGGGCCCTCAAGATAGCAATGAAAATTTACGGCCTTTGTCATTTCGGGCTGAAGAATTTGCTGGATAATCCTGCTCGGAAACCGCCGCAGGGAGCATTTCTTGATGTTGAGGCGGCCTTGGCTGCGGCCCCTCAGTTGAGCAGTGTTGACCGGTTGAGCGGTGCCCAGATTCTCTTTGAATCACATATGCACAGCTCCGAGCGGATGACCTTGGCCTTCCTCAAGACTGCTGTCAGCAACGGCGCGACCATTGCCAATTATTTGGAGGCAGAGCAGTATATCACGGCACAGGGCAGGATTGAGGGCGTAGCCGTACGCGACACCTTGACAGGTGAACAGTTTTCTGTGCGGGCACGCCTGACCATCAACTCGGCAGGTCCAGCAACCCAGGCCCTGAATCGTTCGGTTCCGGCCCTCCAGCTCCGCCTACAAAAAGAACTGACCGGCTTTGCTCGGGGCGTGCATATGGTTACCCGCCAAGTCCACCCGGAATACGCCCTGGCCCTGACCACCCCTGAAAAAACAGAGGGCTTTGTCACCCGAGGCGGCCGCCATTTTTTCATCATTCCCTGGCGAGGACGTTCCCTGATCGGCACCACCAATGTGCCCTTTAAGGGAACATTTGATCAGGTCAAAGTGACGCAGAAGGATATTGATGATTTCCTCATTGATATTAATGAGGCACTGCCGGACCTGCATCTGACCCGCCAGGATGTGCATTATGCCTATACTGGCCTCTATCCCCTGATCGTCCGCAAGATTGAAGAGGATAAATACCAGGGCACCGGTGAATATCAGCTGGTGGATCATCAAGCAAAGGACGAGACAGCCGGACTCATCACCGCCTTGGGGGCTAAATTTACCACAGCCCGAAATATGGCGGAAAAGACCGTGAATCTGGCTGTGCAAAAGGTCACGAAAGAGAAAAGGCCCTGTTGTACGGTTTCGACGCCCCTGTTGGAGGGTAATATTGCCGATCTCCCTGGTTTTGTTCAGGAGAAGCAAGGGCAATACAAAGATCTGCTTTCTGCTGAGGCGGTGGAACATCTGATTAGCTATCATGGGGCTGAAATTGATCGGGTGATGGCCTTGGCTGCTGACCGGCCTGAACTCCTGCAACCCCTCTCACCAGCACTTGCCACCCTTGCTGTGGATGTTCTCTACGCTGTGCAGGAGGAAATGGCAATGCATCTGGAGGATGTCTTTTTTCGCCGTACCGGGGCCGGAACCATTGGTCAACCTGACGAGACTGCCCTGGAGCAAGCCGCCGCTATCATGGCTACTGAACTTGGTTGGACTGCGCAGCAAAAGGAAGAGGAAAAGAACACGGTCCTTGCCTATTATGTCTATGAGGGAATAAACAAGGGAAGCAGTAAAGAATGA
- a CDS encoding response regulator: MKLLIADDELSTRTLLRTCVAKWGYTVVEAGDGLEAMTFLRSQDPPRIAVLDWMMPGLDGVEICSRLQDKPNAQLTYTILLTCKSDKEDAIHALDQGAHDFISKPVHVGELQSRIAVGKRLVKANDCLLELDHLKDRFLRLAAHDLKNPLGFIITMSELLTDENFPEMRQDQDKHLQAIHDAASQMLGQVNDLLNVPTIKEEEER, translated from the coding sequence ATGAAACTTCTCATTGCAGACGACGAATTGTCGACCAGAACTTTGCTCAGAACTTGTGTGGCAAAATGGGGATATACTGTTGTCGAGGCAGGAGACGGCCTTGAGGCGATGACCTTTCTCCGCAGTCAAGACCCGCCTCGAATAGCGGTGTTGGATTGGATGATGCCTGGTCTTGACGGGGTTGAAATTTGCTCCCGGCTTCAGGATAAACCCAATGCGCAGCTGACGTATACGATCCTTTTGACCTGCAAATCAGATAAAGAGGATGCCATCCATGCCCTTGACCAGGGGGCCCATGATTTTATCAGCAAGCCGGTCCACGTCGGCGAACTGCAAAGCCGCATAGCAGTGGGCAAACGTCTTGTGAAGGCCAATGATTGCCTGCTCGAACTTGACCACCTTAAAGATCGTTTCCTGCGGCTGGCTGCTCATGATCTTAAAAACCCTCTGGGTTTCATTATCACCATGTCTGAGCTGCTTACCGACGAAAATTTCCCTGAGATGCGTCAAGACCAAGATAAACACCTTCAGGCCATCCATGATGCTGCTTCGCAAATGCTGGGGCAGGTCAATGATCTCCTGAATGTACCGACCATCAAAGAGGAAGAGGAACGCTGA
- a CDS encoding HigA family addiction module antitoxin, with protein sequence MGEYSVQRPLQRPPVHPGEILREDVLPSLGLSVSETAGRLGVSRQQLHRILAGTHPVTTEMALRIGKFSGNGPGLWLRMQQAYDLWHTENRIKEELSHIETVAPPS encoded by the coding sequence ATGGGAGAATATTCTGTTCAACGACCGTTACAACGTCCGCCGGTGCATCCGGGTGAAATTTTGCGTGAGGACGTGCTGCCGTCTCTTGGCCTTTCTGTCAGCGAAACAGCCGGGCGACTCGGTGTCTCCAGGCAGCAGCTGCATCGTATTTTAGCAGGGACTCATCCGGTGACAACGGAAATGGCCTTGAGGATCGGCAAGTTTTCCGGCAACGGCCCCGGCCTTTGGCTTCGTATGCAGCAAGCCTATGATTTATGGCATACCGAAAACCGAATTAAAGAGGAGTTGTCTCATATTGAAACAGTTGCCCCGCCCTCCTGA
- the cysK gene encoding cysteine synthase A, with translation MQIYANLAESVGNTPLVRLGRIGAGCAAEIVAKLESSNPLGSVKDRIAVAMLDAAEADGLLTPQTTIIEPTSGNTGIGLAFVCAARGYRLILAMPETMSVERRKLLVYLGAELVLIPGSGGMKGAIARAESLLQENAPSWMPNQFANPANPAMHQRTTGPEIWEQTNGAVDILVAGVGTGGTLTGTGRFLKKQNPQIRIVAVEPADSPVLSGGNPGPHKIQGIGAGFIPEILDQQLIDEVVQVSNEEAFQAARGLARQEGILCGISSGAAAAAALKIGGRTENQGKRIVVMLPDTGERYLSTELMESA, from the coding sequence ATGCAGATTTATGCAAATCTGGCAGAGAGCGTGGGCAATACCCCTTTGGTTCGTTTGGGCAGGATCGGGGCGGGCTGTGCAGCAGAGATCGTGGCAAAGCTGGAATCCTCCAACCCGCTGGGTAGTGTGAAGGATCGTATTGCCGTGGCTATGCTGGATGCCGCAGAAGCGGACGGCCTGCTTACCCCGCAGACCACTATTATTGAGCCGACCTCGGGAAATACCGGGATAGGGCTGGCCTTTGTCTGTGCTGCCCGTGGCTACAGGCTGATTCTGGCCATGCCGGAAACAATGAGTGTGGAGCGGCGTAAGCTGCTTGTTTATCTCGGAGCTGAGCTTGTCCTGATACCCGGATCAGGGGGCATGAAGGGTGCCATTGCCCGTGCCGAGTCCTTGCTGCAAGAAAATGCACCGAGCTGGATGCCCAATCAGTTTGCCAATCCTGCTAATCCGGCCATGCATCAGCGGACCACCGGCCCGGAGATCTGGGAGCAGACCAACGGCGCAGTGGATATCCTGGTTGCCGGGGTGGGGACCGGCGGTACCCTCACCGGGACAGGACGTTTTCTGAAAAAACAGAATCCGCAGATCCGGATTGTGGCTGTGGAGCCTGCTGACTCACCGGTGCTGTCCGGCGGTAATCCGGGACCGCATAAGATTCAGGGGATCGGGGCCGGTTTTATTCCAGAGATCTTGGATCAGCAACTTATTGACGAGGTGGTGCAGGTCAGCAACGAGGAGGCTTTCCAAGCAGCCCGTGGCCTTGCTCGGCAGGAGGGGATTCTTTGCGGGATATCCTCGGGTGCAGCTGCGGCTGCGGCCCTGAAAATCGGGGGCAGGACGGAGAACCAAGGGAAACGAATCGTAGTGATGTTGCCGGATACGGGGGAACGGTACCTGAGTACGGAGCTGATGGAATCTGCCTGA
- a CDS encoding response regulator, protein MMNKKILIVDDEPNNLQLLRQILKTDYLLTFAKNGQGALEAAEKHRPDLILLDIMMPIMDGYEACRQLKKNPVTAKIPVIFITAMGEAEDESRGFDVGGVDYITKPISAPIVRVRVKTHLSLVRIEELEKSQQAAVHMLGDAGHYNDNDTGLHIWRMAAYCRALARKADWYEEDCDLIELAAPMHDTGKIGIPDAILKKPGRFEPGEWEIMKKHSEIGYSILANSDTKLFRLAAEIALRHHEKWDGNGYPSGLAGEKIHEAARIVAIADVFDALTTKRAYKEAWPFDDAVAEIVRCSGTYFEPRLVRLFQDILPDILQIKKEWDAREQKRKKAAWPIQLDMLR, encoded by the coding sequence ATGATGAACAAAAAAATTCTTATCGTTGATGACGAGCCCAATAACCTGCAACTGCTTCGGCAAATCCTTAAAACCGATTATTTATTGACCTTTGCAAAGAATGGTCAAGGTGCTTTGGAGGCTGCCGAAAAACACCGCCCAGACCTTATATTGCTTGATATTATGATGCCGATTATGGACGGTTATGAAGCCTGCAGGCAGTTGAAAAAAAATCCAGTCACTGCAAAGATTCCTGTGATCTTCATAACCGCCATGGGAGAAGCTGAGGATGAGTCACGAGGATTTGATGTCGGAGGAGTAGATTATATTACCAAGCCGATTTCCGCACCGATTGTTCGCGTACGGGTCAAGACGCATTTATCTTTAGTGCGCATAGAAGAGCTTGAAAAAAGCCAACAGGCTGCGGTGCATATGCTTGGTGATGCCGGGCATTATAATGATAATGATACAGGCCTACATATATGGCGGATGGCCGCATACTGTCGAGCTTTGGCCCGAAAAGCGGACTGGTACGAGGAGGACTGTGACCTTATCGAGCTGGCAGCCCCCATGCATGATACCGGCAAGATAGGTATTCCAGATGCGATATTGAAAAAACCAGGGAGGTTTGAACCGGGAGAGTGGGAAATTATGAAAAAGCACTCGGAGATCGGTTACAGTATTCTTGCCAACAGCGATACAAAATTGTTCCGCCTTGCCGCCGAAATAGCACTCCGACATCATGAAAAATGGGACGGAAACGGCTACCCGAGCGGGCTTGCAGGTGAAAAAATTCATGAAGCAGCAAGAATTGTTGCCATAGCAGATGTTTTTGATGCATTGACAACAAAACGTGCTTACAAAGAGGCATGGCCTTTTGACGATGCTGTTGCTGAAATTGTCCGATGTTCCGGTACGTATTTTGAACCCAGGTTGGTTCGGCTCTTCCAGGATATTCTCCCGGACATACTGCAAATAAAGAAAGAATGGGATGCAAGGGAGCAGAAAAGAAAAAAGGCTGCCTGGCCGATTCAGCTAGATATGTTACGATAA
- a CDS encoding M20/M25/M40 family metallo-hydrolase, giving the protein MQLQELINRERLARTFIRLCETDSPSRKEGRMAALVTELLCALGAEPPFEDDSAAATGSECGNLIFHFAGDSNQEPLFFNCHLDTVDPCLGIKVVRKDDIFTSLGETILGSDDKSGIAAMIEALTVLRENKLSHAPMEFVFTTCEEIGLLGAKALNPKHVRAKMGYALDSTGFGRVIIGAPASNRLRITVKGVAAHAGLHPEQGINAIVLAGQALAAAPSGRIDDETTANFGTIQGGAASNIVAEEVIIVGEVRSHSPEKLDRLTAEIKQAFSQVIEEWSDPSGKARGVPELDFRAEQDFPAMQLSAEDAVLQRLAAAAARIGIPMQHEIAGGGSDANIFNGCGLPTAIIATGMTHVHSTDEQVSLEDMTNLTALLLALVSS; this is encoded by the coding sequence ATGCAGCTCCAAGAACTGATCAACCGAGAACGACTGGCCCGAACCTTTATTCGCCTCTGTGAAACCGACAGTCCGTCCCGCAAGGAAGGACGCATGGCCGCGCTGGTCACGGAGCTGCTCTGCGCCCTTGGTGCAGAACCACCCTTTGAAGATGATTCCGCCGCCGCAACCGGCTCGGAATGCGGCAACCTGATTTTCCATTTTGCAGGCGATTCGAATCAGGAACCGCTGTTTTTCAATTGCCATCTGGATACGGTAGATCCTTGCCTGGGTATCAAGGTGGTGCGTAAGGATGATATTTTTACCAGCCTGGGCGAAACCATCCTGGGCAGTGACGATAAATCCGGCATTGCCGCCATGATCGAAGCCCTGACCGTGCTGCGGGAAAATAAGCTGTCCCATGCGCCGATGGAGTTTGTCTTTACCACCTGCGAAGAGATCGGGCTGCTCGGGGCTAAGGCCCTGAATCCTAAACATGTCCGGGCCAAGATGGGCTATGCCCTGGATTCCACCGGATTCGGCAGAGTGATTATCGGGGCACCGGCATCCAATCGGCTTCGTATTACCGTCAAAGGTGTGGCAGCCCATGCTGGCTTACACCCGGAGCAGGGCATTAATGCTATTGTCTTGGCAGGTCAGGCCCTGGCAGCGGCTCCCAGCGGCAGGATTGACGACGAGACCACAGCCAATTTCGGCACGATTCAGGGCGGTGCCGCCTCTAATATCGTTGCGGAAGAGGTCATTATTGTGGGCGAGGTACGCAGCCATTCCCCGGAAAAATTGGACCGCCTGACCGCTGAGATCAAACAGGCCTTTTCCCAGGTGATTGAGGAATGGAGCGATCCTTCTGGCAAGGCCCGTGGCGTCCCGGAGCTGGATTTCCGGGCGGAACAGGATTTTCCAGCCATGCAGCTCTCGGCTGAGGATGCAGTTCTTCAGCGACTTGCTGCTGCTGCTGCCCGTATCGGCATCCCCATGCAGCATGAGATTGCTGGCGGCGGCAGTGATGCTAATATTTTTAACGGCTGCGGCCTGCCCACAGCCATTATCGCCACCGGCATGACCCATGTCCATTCCACGGATGAGCAGGTCAGTCTTGAGGATATGACCAATTTGACCGCCTTGCTGCTGGCACTTGTCAGCAGCTGA